From the Hevea brasiliensis isolate MT/VB/25A 57/8 chromosome 13, ASM3005281v1, whole genome shotgun sequence genome, the window AAAATAAGAATCCCAGCAAAACAGGGCAGCAAAAGAAGCAGCATGGAGTTACTCTGATGAGGCTTTCTCTTTTTTCTGTGTCTCCGATGATAGGTACCTATGTTGAGGAACaagaagattaaaaaaaaaatgttaattaattgtGTACTTGTTTGTGGTTTGATTGTCACCAATAGATCAGCTGCAACTGATAGAAAACAAATATAACATCAAAGGGTCAATGACTTCACAAAAGTATGGAGTTATACACATTTGCAATTATGGCTGGAGCTTAAAATATTTTGGCCAAGATTGGAACTAAAGAAAATGACTTAGGGCCACAAATGGTTATTTTTGAAGCTCACGTCATATTTGCAAATTCACATAAAGTGCAGGCCTTTTTTTCCAAGTCATTGGCCTAACAATAAGTACATACCACAGGCTTAACACCCCCCACCCCCTATGTATTGCAAAATAATAGGCATTGAGTGTAAGGGAACTAGTCCACCGGTGCTttgaaaaaagagaaaaaaaactaGTCCACCAGTGTACGAATCGGTTTGCATGAGAGAAATGAAAGGAAAAAGTTAACCAGGCCATATGACATTTATCTACTCCTGACACAGTTGTGACTCAACAGGTCCAGCTAGATCTAGAGAGTTGGAAATTTAGAAAAGCAATCAAAGATTTGttttatatcattttattttattttattttcagatTATCAAGTACCTCTTTAATCATTAATAAGAAAAACTGTTAAATAGGGGAATAAACTATCTCAAGCATTACAAAGTAAGGCAGCATTTCAAAGAGGTCATTAGCTGAGGGTGGAATAGTGAAGTTCTTGCCCTTTTTTAGACTTTGAAGCTCGCTCTTTTACAGCTTCTATCACGATTAAACCTAAAAGGAACTTTCTCTGGCTGAAAAATAACTGGGAAAAAgccattttaattttaaattttaatccaaaTGCCAGCAGAGTGATAGAGGACACATTGTAATTGAGAATGAATACAGTAATTTAACACAAATCACATGCAAAGCTACTCACCCCTGACCCTTTGCCCAACGGGATAGTTGATAGAGTTGCACAGTCTCGTTTGAAGCATGACATGCAAGAAGTAGATAGTTGCGAGGTTGCACCATCCATGCAAACCTCATGAACAATGCTGAATATATACAC encodes:
- the LOC110634009 gene encoding mitochondrial pyruvate carrier 1 isoform X1, with product MASFRAFLNSPVGPKTTHFWGPVANWGFVVAGLVDMNKPPEMISGNMTGAMCIYSALFMRFAWMVQPRNYLLLACHASNETVQLYQLSRWAKGQGYLSSETQKKEKASSE
- the LOC110634009 gene encoding mitochondrial pyruvate carrier 1 isoform X2 codes for the protein MASFRAFLNSPVGPKTTHFWGPVANWGFVVAGLVDMNKPPEMISGNMTGAMCIYSALFMRFAWMVQPRNYLLLACHASNETVQLYQLSRWAKGQGYFSARESSF